CCTAATAAGCAGGCAGAACAGCTTTCCCCTGACATATAAGTGAGCAGGCCAAAACAGCCGTTTCTGCCCGCATGAGTTCCGCAGTTTTGAAACCGCCTAGATAAGCCGGGTAGAATCTTCTTTAGTGCAAACGCTCTGTCAGATTCGGCAGTTTGCCTTCAAGGTAAAGCTTCAGGGTGGTGTCTATATCCGCTACATCAGTCATATGTACATCAATTCCAGCCTGGCTAAGGCTTTGCCGGGCACCCATACCCATACCGCCGGCTATCACCAGCTGGCAATCAGTAATATTTGAAACCATACCGGCATGAACAGATTGGGAATGGGCATTAAACCCGTGGCAGTCCCCGGCGGCATGATTATGCTGCATGCCCTCGGTATGGTGACCGGATTTGGGTCTTTGCTCTTTGCCAATAACCTGGCCATTTTCAATACTTGCCACCAGATAATACCCGGCCCGTCCGAAATGCTGACAGATTGTTTTCCCGTCGTCAGTGACTACTGCAATTTTCATTAACTATTCCTCCGCTTGCTTGATAGGGTAATACACCCTTTTTATTTCGGGCATATGCTCTTTATTAATATTAGCCCATTCCTGAAGGTATAGCAAACCCTGCGCATAATAAAAAGCGGGGGAACAAGTCCCCCGCTTCCAGTTCAAGCACCAAAACTTAAACCTAGGTCTTGTTGGCTCTCCTTACGGACAACTGCCAGGCTACCCCCAGCAGAATAAGGGCAATAATGCCAAAGATAAGCGCCCCCATCCAGGCTGACTGGGGCTCATTCTCACGCAGAGAGCTGAAATAATGCTGACCGGTAGCGAACAGGGCTAAGATACCCAAACCAGCCAGCAGCCATTCGTACCATTTGGTAAGTATTCCTTTGCGCACCAGCCAATTGACCGCCAAAGCTATTGCCGCGCCGGCAAGCAGTCCAATCCAAAACATTTCATTACTCCTTTATTCATTAAGTCTTAGTAGGATGTATTTATGCCGTAGGTATAGTCGTCTATATTCCACCAATCACGCGGGTCCTTGCGTCCGTAACCCATAGTTTTCTCCATATTGGCAAAGAAACTGTTGAAAACAGGGGTAACGGAAACGGTATTGCGTACCAAATCATGTATAAAAGAACCGTCACCGTTGGTATTAAAGGGGCAGCTGCCCTGGCAGACCGGACAATGCGGGCAGGTGGTGGTATTGGTACGCCAGCCGTTAAAACCGGGGCGGGTACCGGGCTGGGTAGCCTCCCAGGACGGGTCACCCTGCTCAATAAGGCCAAACGGACAGCTATCCGCGCAGATACCGCAGGTCTGGCAGAATTTATAGACACCGAAATCTATAGGTTTGGTTGCCATCAGGGGCATATCGGTAATAATTACCCACATAGCCCGGTTGGTCGTGCCGTATTTGGGAACCAGGGTAGGTGATGACATCCGGCAGTGTTCTCCCAAACCGGTCAAGGTGGCTATAGCATTAGTATGATAACCCGCCATATGGGTGGAAACCGCAGTATAGCCTAAGGCATGGATAAATTCCTGGATTATAGCCCCGACAAAGGGGAATCTTTGATAAGACCAATAAACAGCCGCATCCTCATATTCACCGGCCTGGCGCCGGGTAGATTCGTAAGGCTGGCGGGCAGTCCACTGGAGTATATATTTGGCTTTAGCGGGAATGACCAGCTTGGTGGCAGTCTCAGCCGCTTCGTCTACGTCTTCTATGACCAGCTGTTTGCCGCCGCTTGTCTCATGGAAGAGCTTGAAAACATCTGAATCCATTTCCTGAGCACCTACATCACAGCCCCCCAGAAAACG
This sequence is a window from Dehalococcoides mccartyi 195. Protein-coding genes within it:
- a CDS encoding NifB/NifX family molybdenum-iron cluster-binding protein, whose translation is MKIAVVTDDGKTICQHFGRAGYYLVASIENGQVIGKEQRPKSGHHTEGMQHNHAAGDCHGFNAHSQSVHAGMVSNITDCQLVIAGGMGMGARQSLSQAGIDVHMTDVADIDTTLKLYLEGKLPNLTERLH
- a CDS encoding reductive dehalogenase, translated to MKEFHSTLSRRDFMKSLGVVGAGLGTISAAAPVFHDLDEVTASSGGVQKLPWWVKERDFKNPSVPIDWQNLPKMEGTFPYQARPTLSAQERYAMGIPGGSSGVWASPEQAQVLFDYMKKEFPGWDPGYAGLGDNRTTALFMATKFMRMGMWPGEINMGGKRVNVAQAISAAGGTATFTSFLGLRSSETLRPQDFGVPRWEGTPEENLLTLRQVVRFLGGCDVGAQEMDSDVFKLFHETSGGKQLVIEDVDEAAETATKLVIPAKAKYILQWTARQPYESTRRQAGEYEDAAVYWSYQRFPFVGAIIQEFIHALGYTAVSTHMAGYHTNAIATLTGLGEHCRMSSPTLVPKYGTTNRAMWVIITDMPLMATKPIDFGVYKFCQTCGICADSCPFGLIEQGDPSWEATQPGTRPGFNGWRTNTTTCPHCPVCQGSCPFNTNGDGSFIHDLVRNTVSVTPVFNSFFANMEKTMGYGRKDPRDWWNIDDYTYGINTSY